One stretch of Flavobacteriales bacterium DNA includes these proteins:
- a CDS encoding DNA starvation/stationary phase protection protein, which produces MITLNLIGLDAAKSQTLANSLNDLLSNYTVLYQNVRGYHWNVQGDKFFELHLKFEELYNDLFVKIDEIAERILTLGYQPNHKFSFYLEKTAIVETNEVNDGPKSLQEILSAFAILLSKQRQILELSGEIEDEGTNALMSDYIREQEKLVWMYSAYLKK; this is translated from the coding sequence ATGATTACCTTAAACCTTATTGGATTAGATGCTGCAAAAAGTCAAACACTTGCTAACTCGCTGAATGATTTACTTTCAAATTACACTGTATTGTATCAAAACGTGAGAGGCTACCATTGGAACGTACAAGGCGATAAATTTTTTGAATTACACCTCAAGTTTGAAGAGTTGTACAACGATTTGTTCGTGAAAATTGATGAAATAGCTGAGCGTATTTTAACTTTAGGATACCAACCGAATCATAAATTTTCATTTTATCTTGAGAAAACAGCAATTGTAGAAACTAACGAAGTTAATGATGGTCCAAAATCTCTACAAGAAATTTTGAGCGCTTTCGCTATTTTACTCAGCAAACAAAGACAAATATTAGAATTATCTGGAGAAATAGAAGACGAAGGAACTAATGCCTTAATGAGCGACTACATAAGAGAACAAGAAAAATTAGTGTGGATGTATTCGGCTTACCTTAAAAAATAA
- a CDS encoding cytochrome b/b6 domain-containing protein, translating into MKPSNNKYNITTITIHWLSTVLILILFPMGSYMSGLDTTEKLGLVQTHALLGISVFLLTIIRTYFFFTKKRPKDIQTGSPINNKLIIWIHNTFYILLFP; encoded by the coding sequence ATGAAACCATCCAACAACAAATACAATATAACGACTATAACCATTCATTGGCTTAGCACTGTATTGATTTTAATTTTATTTCCAATGGGCAGTTATATGTCAGGATTGGATACAACAGAAAAATTAGGACTTGTACAAACCCATGCCCTATTAGGAATAAGTGTATTTCTACTGACTATTATAAGAACCTACTTCTTTTTTACGAAGAAAAGACCAAAAGACATACAAACAGGATCGCCTATCAACAACAAGTTGATTATTTGGATTCACAATACCTTTTACATTTTACTATTTCCATAA
- a CDS encoding porin has translation MKLHIYLLALSFLALPTLKAQNSSENILGGKEGLIIGGYGQIDGNFNLDNDNKMNSNGKLDVHRLVTFLGYKFNDKATFVSELEYEHVVELYVEQAFLDYKIKDNMSVQAGLMLIPMGIQNLYHEPPTFNGVERTNVDKYIVPTTWREIGVGLNGRLDEQSINYQLMVVNGPLGYEEGSANFSGKKGLRGGRQKGAEATVTDFDFAGRLSYFGMLGWNFGASFYKGNSETTDFEADSTQVGLTMMGVDARYNNGPFQARGQYILANLENTAEYNAKTGADLGSKLLGYYLEAGYNVLDGKSENELIVFGRYENYNTHEETDGFDANAAYDRTDKTFGLMYKLNKGAAFKADYQLKSNESSVEETKHLNLGVAVWF, from the coding sequence ATGAAACTACATATTTACTTATTAGCTTTAAGTTTTTTGGCTCTTCCAACGCTTAAAGCACAAAATTCGTCTGAAAATATTTTAGGTGGAAAAGAGGGTTTAATTATTGGAGGTTATGGCCAAATTGATGGGAACTTCAATTTGGATAATGACAATAAGATGAATTCTAACGGTAAACTTGATGTTCATCGTTTAGTAACTTTTTTAGGCTATAAATTTAATGACAAAGCTACTTTCGTTTCTGAATTAGAATACGAGCATGTGGTAGAACTTTATGTTGAACAAGCCTTCTTAGATTATAAAATTAAGGATAATATGAGCGTTCAAGCAGGTTTAATGCTTATCCCTATGGGTATCCAAAACCTTTACCATGAGCCTCCAACATTCAATGGTGTTGAACGAACAAATGTAGATAAATACATTGTTCCTACTACTTGGAGAGAGATTGGTGTAGGTCTTAATGGTCGTTTAGATGAGCAATCGATTAATTATCAGTTAATGGTCGTCAATGGTCCATTAGGATACGAAGAGGGTTCTGCTAATTTTAGTGGCAAAAAAGGCCTTAGAGGAGGTCGTCAGAAAGGTGCAGAAGCTACAGTTACGGATTTCGATTTTGCTGGTAGGTTATCTTACTTTGGAATGTTAGGCTGGAATTTTGGAGCATCTTTTTACAAAGGAAACTCAGAAACAACCGACTTTGAAGCAGATTCTACACAAGTTGGTTTAACAATGATGGGTGTCGATGCACGATATAACAATGGTCCATTTCAAGCAAGAGGTCAGTATATTCTAGCTAATCTAGAAAATACGGCAGAGTATAACGCTAAAACTGGTGCTGATTTAGGCTCAAAGTTATTGGGTTATTACCTTGAGGCGGGTTATAATGTTTTAGATGGTAAATCTGAAAATGAGCTTATTGTATTCGGTCGTTATGAGAATTACAATACTCACGAAGAGACAGATGGCTTCGATGCTAATGCTGCTTACGATAGAACAGACAAAACTTTTGGTTTGATGTATAAGTTGAATAAGGGGGCAGCCTTTAAAGCAGATTATCAGTTGAAAAGTAATGAGTCTTCCGTAGAAGAAACAAAACACCTTAACCTTGGCGTTGCCGTTTGGTTCTAA
- a CDS encoding FMN-binding protein, translating to MHIQRVIPAIMVGILFFVLCPKIALSQWTPSDKIVSKAELTVQKLFNVDYLKSPIDISSNFYELSNNDSVIGYMCLQQAPSKHDMFDFLAVYSADMQLLKLQILAYRENYGGEISNKRWLKQFLTRPIEQVQAISGATISVESMKMVVSSLTQKMNDWHNTQTITDN from the coding sequence ATGCATATTCAGAGAGTTATACCTGCTATTATGGTGGGTATACTCTTTTTTGTGTTATGTCCCAAAATAGCATTATCACAGTGGACACCTTCAGATAAAATAGTGTCTAAAGCTGAGCTGACTGTTCAGAAATTATTTAATGTGGATTACCTAAAATCGCCTATCGATATCAGTTCTAATTTTTACGAGTTGAGTAATAACGATAGCGTTATTGGTTATATGTGTTTGCAACAAGCACCTAGTAAGCACGATATGTTTGATTTTTTAGCGGTTTATTCTGCGGATATGCAGTTGCTCAAATTGCAGATTTTAGCATACAGAGAAAATTATGGTGGAGAAATTTCTAATAAGCGTTGGCTCAAACAGTTTTTGACACGCCCTATTGAACAAGTACAAGCTATCTCTGGAGCAACTATTTCTGTTGAATCTATGAAAATGGTCGTATCTTCGCTCACTCAAAAAATGAACGATTGGCATAACACTCAAACTATAACCGATAACTAA
- a CDS encoding sterol desaturase family protein, protein MNLGLGLGILIIFSTFWMMEFIAWATHKYVMHGFLWRLHKDHHQVNKDRVLENNDAFFLIFAIPGAIFMILGSTLLYIGIGITLYGFAYFIVHEVFIHQRIKLFKRTKIPYLKAIRKAHKVHHKSLVKNNGSCFGMLIVPSKFLKEAKL, encoded by the coding sequence ATGAATTTAGGTTTAGGTTTAGGTATTTTAATTATTTTCTCAACATTTTGGATGATGGAGTTCATCGCTTGGGCAACTCATAAGTATGTTATGCACGGATTCTTATGGAGGCTCCATAAAGACCATCACCAAGTCAATAAAGACAGAGTTTTAGAAAATAACGATGCCTTTTTCCTCATTTTTGCCATCCCAGGAGCCATATTTATGATTTTAGGCTCTACACTTCTATATATTGGTATAGGCATTACCTTGTATGGTTTTGCATATTTTATTGTACACGAAGTTTTTATTCACCAACGCATAAAACTATTTAAACGCACAAAGATACCTTATCTTAAAGCCATAAGAAAAGCTCATAAAGTACATCACAAAAGTTTAGTTAAAAATAACGGGAGTTGTTTTGGAATGCTTATTGTTCCTTCAAAGTTTTTGAAAGAAGCTAAGCTTTAA
- the idi gene encoding isopentenyl-diphosphate Delta-isomerase: protein MEEQVILVNKNDMPIGKIGKLEAHQKGLLHRAISIFIFNSEGEMLIQKRASHKYHTPSLWSNTACSHPRSNEMVKHAAERRLKEEMGISCDLYFSFSFLYKANFDNGLIENELDHVYIGFSDEKPKPNPSEVGGYRYIKSSNLMKEIKEKPNTFTPWLKICVEKVLESKSTVKKEVLIA, encoded by the coding sequence ATGGAAGAACAAGTTATTCTAGTAAATAAAAACGATATGCCTATTGGCAAAATAGGAAAATTAGAAGCCCACCAAAAAGGACTTTTACATAGAGCTATTTCTATTTTTATCTTTAATTCAGAAGGTGAAATGTTAATTCAAAAACGTGCTTCACACAAATACCATACTCCTAGTCTTTGGAGTAATACAGCATGTAGTCACCCAAGAAGTAATGAAATGGTAAAACACGCAGCAGAAAGGCGACTAAAGGAAGAAATGGGTATCAGTTGTGACTTATATTTTTCGTTTAGTTTTCTGTATAAGGCTAATTTTGACAATGGACTTATTGAAAATGAATTAGACCACGTTTACATTGGTTTTTCTGACGAAAAGCCCAAACCAAACCCATCAGAAGTTGGAGGTTACAGGTATATTAAATCGAGTAATTTAATGAAAGAAATTAAAGAAAAACCTAATACCTTTACCCCATGGCTTAAGATATGTGTAGAAAAGGTATTAGAAAGTAAATCGACTGTCAAAAAAGAAGTTTTAATTGCATAA